One genomic window of Candidatus Pseudobacter hemicellulosilyticus includes the following:
- a CDS encoding arylsulfatase — MFKRNIFLFSALLCFAGSVNAQAKKDRPNIIIIMADDLGYSDLGSFGGEIHTPNLDRLANNGLRMTNFHNNARCCPSRASLLTGQYAHKVGLAYNGNALTRNAATIAEVLQENGYQTGMSGKWHLSDDVQQPGKENQLKWLNHQGYEDKDFASRESYPINRGFQKHYGVIWGVVDYFDPFSLVNGTEPIKDVPKDFYLTDAISDTAVAYIKEFTARQQPYFLYVAHTAPHWPVQAKEEDIAKYQHTYDIGWDEIRRQRYERMVELGLIDPKTTPMLEVMGRFGRWDQLSKEQQEKQARKMATHAAMVDRLDQGVGRLIKTLEETNTLNNTIILFLADNGASPEIVQQPGYDRPSETRDGRTLYYDEKVPTELIGTQLSYTMIGPNWANAINTPYRFWKKESFEGGINTPAIIHWPAGLKAKKGSTSDALTHVIDVMPTFLELAGVSYPASYHGNNLTAMDGQSIVPVIRKKKQPARDGVFFEHENGKAFIKGNWKLVMESSKGKQWELYDLSKDRNEHINLAAQQPEKLQEMIKAWEAWYASMKPYIRPRPGSGPQ, encoded by the coding sequence ATGTTTAAACGGAACATATTTCTCTTTTCCGCCCTGCTCTGCTTTGCCGGATCCGTTAACGCCCAGGCAAAAAAAGACAGACCCAACATCATTATCATCATGGCTGACGACCTCGGGTACAGCGACCTGGGCAGCTTTGGCGGTGAGATCCATACGCCCAACCTGGACCGCCTGGCCAATAACGGCCTGCGGATGACCAATTTCCACAACAACGCCCGCTGCTGTCCTTCCCGCGCCAGCCTGCTCACCGGTCAGTACGCCCACAAAGTAGGCCTGGCCTACAATGGCAATGCCCTGACCCGTAATGCCGCCACTATTGCCGAAGTCCTCCAGGAGAACGGCTACCAGACCGGCATGTCCGGCAAATGGCACCTGAGCGATGACGTCCAGCAACCCGGCAAAGAAAACCAGCTCAAATGGCTCAACCACCAGGGTTATGAAGACAAAGATTTCGCCTCCCGCGAAAGCTATCCCATCAACCGCGGTTTCCAGAAACACTATGGCGTGATCTGGGGCGTAGTGGATTATTTTGATCCCTTCTCCCTGGTCAATGGCACAGAACCCATCAAAGACGTACCAAAAGATTTTTACCTCACGGATGCCATCAGTGATACCGCGGTAGCCTATATCAAAGAATTTACCGCCAGACAACAACCCTATTTCCTGTACGTAGCCCATACCGCTCCCCACTGGCCCGTTCAGGCCAAAGAAGAGGATATTGCCAAATACCAGCACACCTATGACATCGGCTGGGACGAGATCCGCAGGCAACGCTACGAGCGTATGGTGGAGCTGGGCCTCATTGATCCCAAAACCACGCCCATGCTGGAAGTCATGGGCCGCTTTGGCCGCTGGGACCAGCTCAGCAAAGAACAGCAAGAAAAACAGGCCCGGAAAATGGCTACCCATGCCGCTATGGTGGACCGCCTGGACCAGGGCGTTGGCCGGCTGATCAAAACCCTGGAAGAAACCAATACCCTCAACAATACCATCATCCTCTTCCTGGCCGATAATGGCGCCTCCCCGGAAATTGTACAGCAGCCCGGTTACGACAGGCCCAGCGAAACAAGGGATGGCCGCACCCTGTACTATGATGAAAAAGTACCCACCGAACTGATCGGCACCCAGCTTTCCTATACCATGATAGGGCCCAACTGGGCCAATGCCATCAATACGCCCTACCGCTTCTGGAAAAAAGAAAGCTTTGAAGGCGGTATCAATACCCCCGCCATCATCCACTGGCCTGCCGGTCTCAAAGCCAAAAAAGGCAGCACCAGCGATGCCCTGACACATGTTATTGATGTAATGCCTACCTTTCTGGAACTGGCCGGCGTTTCTTATCCCGCCAGCTATCATGGCAATAACCTGACAGCCATGGATGGCCAGAGCATTGTTCCCGTGATCAGAAAGAAAAAGCAACCCGCCCGCGATGGTGTTTTCTTTGAACATGAAAACGGCAAAGCCTTTATCAAAGGCAACTGGAAACTGGTGATGGAAAGCAGCAAGGGCAAACAATGGGAACTCTATGACCTCAGCAAGGACAGGAATGAACACATTAACCTGGCTGCACAGCAACCCGAAAAACTGCAGGAAATGATCAAAGCCTGGGAAGCCTGGTACGCCAGTATGAAACCCTATATCCGCCCCCGCCCCGGCAGCGGTCCGCAATAA
- a CDS encoding ATP-binding cassette domain-containing protein — translation MKISLTKAGKRFNREWIFRNFQYEFMAGTAYAITGPNGSGKSTLLQATGGALALSEGAVTYTPANATRPIEPDQAFQYLSIAAPYLELIEEMTVTEFLQFHQQFKPLLPNWSIPAIITAVGLEKAAHKQIRFYSSGMKQRVKLAQAIFSHVPCILLDEPCTNLDAEGISLYHQLIDAHCSQRLVIVSSNDPQEYSFCREQIRITDYR, via the coding sequence ATGAAGATATCGCTGACTAAAGCAGGCAAACGCTTCAACCGCGAATGGATATTCCGGAACTTTCAGTATGAATTCATGGCAGGCACCGCCTATGCTATCACCGGTCCCAACGGCTCCGGAAAAAGCACCCTTTTGCAGGCCACCGGTGGAGCCTTAGCCCTCAGTGAAGGCGCCGTAACCTATACCCCCGCCAATGCCACCCGGCCCATTGAGCCCGACCAGGCCTTTCAATACCTTTCCATCGCCGCCCCCTACCTGGAACTGATAGAGGAAATGACCGTCACCGAATTCCTGCAGTTCCACCAGCAGTTCAAACCCCTGCTGCCCAACTGGTCCATCCCCGCTATCATTACCGCCGTAGGACTGGAAAAAGCCGCCCATAAACAGATCCGCTTTTACAGTAGCGGCATGAAGCAACGGGTAAAACTGGCCCAGGCCATTTTCTCCCATGTGCCCTGTATCCTCCTGGATGAACCCTGCACCAACCTGGACGCTGAAGGCATCAGCCTCTACCACCAGCTCATTGACGCCCATTGCAGCCAACGCCTGGTGATTGTCAGCTCCAACGACCCCCAGGAATATAGTTTCTGCCGGGAACAGATCCGGATAACCGACTACCGCTGA
- the lpxA gene encoding acyl-ACP--UDP-N-acetylglucosamine O-acyltransferase, whose amino-acid sequence MGEQLHQKPAGDSIAAAPANHYPPSTLKNVNTMIHPHTYIHPNAKLATNVKVDPFTVIHQNVEIGEGTWIGSNVTIMEGARIGRNCRIFPGAVIAAIPQDLKFDGEDTMVIVGDNTTIREFVTINRGTKDRGKTQVGNNCLIMAYSHLAHDCLIGNHCVMSNNTQIAGHVVLGDWAILGGMCAVHQFVKIGQHSFVSGGSLVGKDIPPYIKAGRAPLSYSGVNSVGLKRRGFTVDKINHLLDIYRVVYNKGMNTSQALEHLEEEFPATDERDEIVTFIRESGRGIIKRYSKNSVDEDIAD is encoded by the coding sequence ATGGGTGAACAATTACACCAGAAACCTGCAGGCGACAGTATTGCTGCCGCCCCCGCAAACCACTATCCGCCATCAACACTTAAGAACGTCAATACGATGATCCATCCGCATACATATATTCATCCCAATGCCAAGCTGGCCACCAATGTAAAGGTTGACCCCTTTACCGTGATCCACCAGAACGTGGAGATCGGCGAAGGAACCTGGATTGGTAGCAATGTAACGATCATGGAGGGCGCCCGCATTGGCCGTAACTGCCGGATCTTCCCGGGCGCGGTAATTGCCGCCATCCCGCAGGATCTGAAGTTTGACGGGGAGGATACTATGGTGATCGTCGGCGACAATACCACCATCCGGGAATTTGTCACCATTAACCGCGGCACCAAGGACCGGGGCAAAACCCAGGTAGGTAATAACTGCCTGATCATGGCCTATAGCCACCTGGCACATGACTGCCTCATTGGCAATCATTGCGTAATGAGCAATAATACCCAGATCGCCGGGCACGTAGTGCTGGGAGACTGGGCCATCCTCGGCGGTATGTGCGCCGTTCACCAGTTCGTAAAGATCGGCCAGCACTCCTTTGTGAGCGGCGGCTCCCTGGTGGGCAAGGACATCCCCCCCTATATCAAGGCCGGACGCGCCCCCCTCAGCTATTCCGGCGTGAACTCCGTGGGCCTCAAACGCCGCGGTTTCACCGTGGATAAGATCAATCATCTCCTGGACATCTATCGCGTGGTCTACAACAAAGGCATGAACACCAGCCAGGCCCTTGAACACCTGGAAGAAGAATTCCCTGCCACTGACGAACGCGACGAGATTGTGACCTTTATCCGCGAAAGCGGCCGCGGTATCATTAAACGCTATTCAAAAAATAGTGTGGATGAAGATATCGCTGACTAA
- a CDS encoding bifunctional UDP-3-O-[3-hydroxymyristoyl] N-acetylglucosamine deacetylase/3-hydroxyacyl-ACP dehydratase: protein MDSNFNPDKQHTLGSAVSISGTGLHSGINVDMTLKPAQPGFGYQFQRIDLAGRPIIKADCDLVTDTSRGTTLEDNGAKVSTVEHILAALVGMGVDNCLIELNGPEIPIMDGSSAPFVEIIEEAGILEQDATKVWYTIDTNITHYDEKKRVEMTAMPATDYKITTLIDFNSPVLGTQHAGLKTMREFKGEISSCRTFVFLHELEMLLQHNLIKGGDINNAIVVVDKPVTDEEMHRLAKVFNRTSIEVKSEGYLDNLELRFPNEPARHKTLDVVGDLALIGYPIKAHIIANRPGHSTNVDFARIIKQYIKKNKHVKNIPIYDANQPPVYTLQQIEKTLPHRYPFLMVDKIIELSDRHIVGIKNVTYNEPFFTGHFPGNPVMPGVLQIEALAQTGGILCINAMPTGEYDTYFLKIDNCKFKQKVIPGDTMLLRMELLAPIRRGICEMRGTVYVGNKIATEADLMAQLVKRGT, encoded by the coding sequence ATGGATTCCAATTTCAATCCTGACAAGCAACATACCTTAGGCTCGGCAGTAAGTATCAGCGGTACCGGTCTCCATAGCGGTATCAATGTGGACATGACCCTCAAACCAGCCCAGCCTGGCTTTGGATATCAGTTCCAGCGGATTGACCTGGCCGGAAGACCCATTATAAAAGCTGATTGCGACCTGGTGACTGACACCTCCCGGGGCACTACCCTGGAAGACAATGGCGCCAAGGTCAGCACCGTAGAACATATCCTGGCCGCCCTGGTAGGCATGGGCGTGGACAATTGCCTGATTGAACTGAACGGCCCTGAGATCCCCATCATGGACGGCAGCTCCGCCCCTTTTGTGGAGATCATTGAAGAAGCAGGGATACTGGAACAGGATGCCACCAAAGTATGGTACACCATTGATACCAATATCACCCATTACGATGAGAAGAAACGGGTAGAAATGACCGCTATGCCCGCTACGGACTATAAGATCACCACCCTGATCGACTTCAACAGCCCCGTGCTGGGAACCCAGCATGCCGGCCTGAAGACCATGCGGGAATTCAAAGGCGAGATCTCTTCCTGCCGGACCTTCGTATTCCTGCATGAGCTGGAAATGCTGCTGCAGCACAACCTGATCAAAGGCGGGGACATCAATAACGCCATCGTGGTGGTGGACAAACCCGTTACCGACGAGGAAATGCACCGCCTGGCCAAGGTCTTCAACCGTACTTCCATTGAAGTGAAAAGCGAAGGCTACCTGGATAACCTGGAACTCCGCTTCCCCAATGAACCCGCCCGGCACAAGACCCTGGACGTGGTGGGCGACCTGGCCCTGATCGGTTACCCCATCAAGGCCCATATCATTGCCAACAGGCCCGGACACAGCACCAACGTGGATTTTGCCCGGATCATCAAGCAATACATAAAAAAAAACAAGCACGTCAAGAATATTCCCATTTATGACGCTAATCAGCCCCCTGTATATACCCTTCAGCAGATCGAAAAGACCCTGCCCCACCGCTACCCTTTCCTGATGGTGGACAAGATCATTGAGCTGTCCGACAGGCATATCGTAGGCATCAAGAACGTCACTTACAACGAACCCTTCTTCACCGGCCATTTCCCTGGCAACCCCGTTATGCCGGGCGTGCTGCAGATAGAAGCCCTGGCCCAGACCGGTGGCATCCTCTGTATCAATGCCATGCCCACGGGAGAATATGATACTTATTTCCTGAAGATCGATAATTGTAAGTTCAAACAGAAAGTGATCCCCGGTGACACCATGCTGCTCCGGATGGAGCTGCTGGCCCCCATCCGCCGGGGCATCTGTGAAATGAGAGGTACCGTATATGTGGGGAATAAAATAGCCACTGAGGCCGACCTGATGGCCCAGCTGGTAAAAAGAGGCACATAA
- the lpxD gene encoding UDP-3-O-(3-hydroxymyristoyl)glucosamine N-acyltransferase, whose product MQFTAAQIAMLINGKVEGNPETAVSSFSKIEEAQTGQLAFLANPKYEDYLYTTGASLVIINTALELKQPVQATLIRVEDAYTAFATLLAAYQDMMTQQMTGIQDPSYVASSARLGENIFLGAFSYISEGVSVGNNVKIFPQVFIGKNVKIGDNCIIHPGVRIYHECVLGKNVTVHAGTVVGSDGFGFAPQPDGSFKKVPQIGNVIVEDFVEIGANATIDRATMGSTLIRSGAKLDNLIQIAHNVEVGNNTVIAAQAGVSGSTKLGNNVMIGGQAGIVGHLTIADGARINAQSGVSKSIKTPRAAVTGSPAFDYTSALRSQALSRNLPDLEKRIKELEKLVQQLLAEKV is encoded by the coding sequence ATGCAATTCACTGCTGCCCAAATAGCCATGCTCATCAACGGGAAAGTAGAAGGCAATCCCGAGACCGCCGTCAGTTCCTTCAGTAAGATCGAAGAAGCCCAGACAGGCCAGCTTGCTTTCCTTGCCAATCCCAAATACGAAGACTATCTCTATACCACCGGGGCCTCCCTGGTGATCATCAATACCGCACTGGAACTGAAACAGCCCGTGCAGGCCACCCTGATCCGGGTGGAGGACGCCTATACCGCTTTTGCCACCCTGCTGGCGGCCTACCAGGACATGATGACCCAGCAGATGACCGGCATCCAGGACCCCTCCTATGTGGCCAGCTCTGCCAGACTGGGCGAGAATATCTTCCTCGGCGCCTTCAGCTATATCAGCGAAGGGGTGAGCGTAGGCAATAATGTCAAGATCTTCCCCCAGGTATTCATTGGCAAGAATGTGAAAATTGGTGATAACTGTATTATCCATCCAGGCGTCCGCATCTACCATGAATGCGTACTGGGCAAAAATGTGACCGTCCATGCCGGTACCGTAGTAGGCAGCGATGGCTTCGGCTTCGCCCCCCAGCCGGATGGCAGCTTCAAAAAAGTACCGCAGATCGGCAACGTGATTGTGGAAGATTTTGTGGAAATAGGCGCCAATGCCACCATTGACCGCGCCACCATGGGTTCAACACTGATCCGTTCCGGCGCCAAACTGGATAACCTGATCCAGATAGCCCATAACGTGGAAGTGGGCAACAACACCGTTATTGCCGCCCAGGCAGGCGTCAGCGGCAGCACCAAGTTGGGCAATAACGTGATGATCGGCGGACAGGCCGGCATTGTGGGTCACCTCACCATTGCCGACGGCGCCAGGATCAACGCCCAGAGCGGGGTCAGCAAATCCATCAAAACCCCACGGGCAGCCGTTACCGGCTCGCCCGCCTTTGACTATACCAGCGCCCTGCGCAGCCAGGCCCTGAGCCGCAACCTGCCCGACCTGGAAAAGCGGATCAAGGAACTGGAGAAGCTGGTTCAGCAATTACTGGCGGAAAAAGTCTGA
- a CDS encoding HD domain-containing protein, which produces MADRLRKIINDPVYGFITLDHPLIFQVIAHPYYQRLRRIHQMAFAHLVYPGAVHTRLHHSLGAYHLMCNAIQELRSKGTEISPEEEIAAKVAILLHDVGHGPYSHALEKVLIEGVAHEQISLRIMQVMNQQLNGQLDMAIAIYTNTYSKHFLHQLISGQLDVDRMDYLSRDSFFTGVSEGVIGYDRILKMLTVRDGELMVEEKGVFSIEKFLVSRRLMYWQVYLHKTVLSGEKMLVRIIRRAKELISQGMDAKSATPTLDLYLQPAGDGPADLHLDQFCLLDDYDVLAAIKGWTAHPDKVLSMLCSALINRRLLKVKFQGEPFTEAFIAEHRNRICRELNITEKECSYLLFTGEAVSTTYNLVEEKINILFKDGSVKDISQVDNALIHKTLSTPVKKYYICYWTPNP; this is translated from the coding sequence ATGGCCGACAGACTCCGAAAGATTATCAACGATCCCGTGTATGGTTTCATCACCCTTGACCATCCGCTAATTTTCCAGGTGATAGCCCATCCCTATTACCAGCGCTTACGGCGGATCCACCAGATGGCTTTTGCACACCTGGTATATCCTGGGGCGGTACATACCCGGCTTCACCATAGCCTGGGGGCCTATCACCTCATGTGCAATGCTATCCAGGAGCTGCGCAGCAAGGGCACGGAGATCAGCCCTGAAGAGGAAATTGCCGCCAAAGTAGCTATCCTGCTGCATGATGTGGGCCATGGTCCCTACTCCCACGCACTGGAAAAAGTGCTGATTGAAGGAGTGGCCCACGAACAGATCTCCCTGCGCATTATGCAAGTCATGAACCAGCAGCTCAACGGCCAGCTGGACATGGCCATTGCCATTTATACCAATACTTATTCCAAACATTTCCTGCACCAGCTGATCTCCGGACAGCTGGATGTGGACCGGATGGATTATCTCTCCCGCGACAGCTTCTTTACCGGGGTATCCGAAGGCGTGATCGGGTATGACCGCATCCTGAAAATGCTGACCGTCCGCGACGGCGAGCTGATGGTGGAAGAGAAAGGGGTTTTCTCCATTGAAAAATTCCTGGTCTCCCGCCGCCTCATGTACTGGCAGGTATACCTGCATAAGACCGTGCTCAGCGGCGAAAAAATGCTGGTCCGCATCATCCGCCGCGCCAAAGAACTGATCAGCCAGGGCATGGATGCAAAGTCCGCCACCCCTACGCTGGACCTCTACCTGCAGCCCGCAGGCGATGGCCCCGCAGACCTGCACCTGGACCAGTTCTGCCTGCTGGACGACTATGACGTGCTGGCCGCCATCAAAGGCTGGACCGCCCACCCGGACAAAGTGCTGTCCATGCTCTGTTCAGCGCTGATCAACCGCCGTTTATTAAAAGTTAAATTTCAGGGCGAACCCTTTACAGAAGCCTTTATAGCGGAACACCGGAACAGGATTTGCCGTGAACTGAACATCACGGAAAAAGAATGCAGCTACCTCCTGTTCACAGGCGAGGCTGTCAGCACTACCTATAACCTGGTGGAGGAGAAGATCAATATCCTGTTCAAGGACGGCAGCGTAAAAGATATTTCGCAGGTAGACAACGCGCTCATCCATAAGACCCTCTCAACCCCTGTGAAAAAATATTACATTTGTTACTGGACACCCAACCCATGA
- a CDS encoding PglZ domain-containing protein: protein MALGKILWVDDEMESLQSQILFLQQKGYEVSALTNGFDAIDFVRDNIVDVVLLDETMPGITGLETLAKIKEVNQQVPVVMITKNETENLMDEAIGSQITDYLIKPVNPNQVLLSLKKIIDNKRLVAEKTTTAYQQQFRNLFMALNSNPDYNEWMELYKKLVYWELEMEKSDSPEMQEVLQSQKSEANTEFFKFVSKNYAKWVNPRSEEGPVMSHSLFKFKVLPHVEKGVPTFFLLIDNLRFDQWKAIQPIFAESFRILEEDSFYSILPTATQYARNAIFSGLLPVDIEKQFPQQWKNDDEEGGKNLFEEEFLRGMLKRQRRDDIKFSYTKVLNNQAGQDLANNMHNLLGNDLNVIVYNFVDMLSHARTEMEVLKELAGDETSYRSVTRSWFEHSPLHQALKKIADKKVNLVLATDHGSVRVKSPSKVIGDKQTTTNLRYKHGRNLNYEPKDVLAFRDPKEAGLPVPTVNSSFIFAREDQFLCYPNNYNYYVNYYRNTFQHGGVSLEEMIVPVIKMTSK, encoded by the coding sequence ATGGCATTGGGAAAAATACTCTGGGTAGACGATGAAATGGAAAGCCTGCAGTCGCAGATCCTTTTCTTACAACAGAAAGGCTATGAAGTGAGCGCACTGACCAATGGTTTTGACGCCATTGATTTTGTGCGGGACAACATCGTTGATGTGGTCCTGCTGGACGAGACCATGCCCGGTATCACCGGCCTGGAGACCCTGGCCAAGATCAAGGAAGTGAACCAGCAGGTGCCCGTGGTCATGATCACCAAGAATGAAACGGAGAACCTGATGGATGAGGCCATCGGCAGCCAGATCACCGATTACCTGATCAAACCGGTCAACCCCAACCAGGTATTGCTGAGCCTGAAAAAGATCATCGACAATAAGCGGCTGGTAGCCGAAAAGACCACCACCGCCTACCAGCAGCAGTTCCGGAACCTGTTCATGGCCCTCAACAGCAATCCCGATTACAATGAATGGATGGAACTGTACAAGAAACTGGTGTACTGGGAACTGGAAATGGAGAAGAGCGACAGCCCTGAGATGCAGGAGGTCCTGCAATCCCAGAAAAGCGAGGCCAACACCGAGTTCTTCAAATTCGTTTCTAAGAACTATGCCAAATGGGTGAACCCGCGCAGCGAGGAAGGCCCTGTTATGTCCCATTCGCTGTTCAAGTTCAAAGTGCTGCCCCATGTGGAGAAAGGGGTGCCCACTTTTTTTTTGCTGATAGATAATCTCCGCTTTGACCAGTGGAAGGCCATCCAGCCCATCTTTGCCGAAAGCTTCCGCATCCTGGAGGAGGACAGCTTTTACAGCATCCTGCCTACTGCCACACAATACGCACGCAATGCCATTTTCAGCGGACTGCTGCCCGTGGATATTGAAAAGCAGTTCCCCCAGCAATGGAAGAACGATGATGAGGAAGGAGGGAAGAACCTGTTTGAAGAAGAGTTCCTGCGCGGCATGCTGAAAAGACAGCGCCGGGACGATATCAAATTCTCCTATACCAAAGTGCTGAACAACCAGGCTGGACAGGACCTGGCCAACAATATGCATAACCTGCTGGGGAACGACCTGAACGTGATCGTGTACAATTTTGTGGATATGCTGAGCCATGCCCGTACCGAGATGGAAGTGCTGAAAGAGCTGGCGGGTGATGAAACCAGCTATCGCTCTGTGACCCGCAGCTGGTTTGAGCATTCTCCATTACACCAGGCGCTGAAGAAGATAGCCGACAAGAAAGTGAACCTGGTCCTGGCTACCGATCATGGCAGCGTACGGGTGAAAAGCCCTTCCAAAGTGATCGGCGATAAACAGACTACCACCAACCTTAGGTATAAACACGGGCGTAACCTGAATTATGAGCCCAAAGATGTGCTGGCCTTCCGGGATCCCAAAGAGGCCGGACTGCCTGTACCCACGGTCAATTCCTCCTTTATTTTTGCCCGGGAAGACCAGTTCCTCTGTTATCCCAACAATTACAATTACTACGTGAACTATTACCGGAACACCTTCCAGCATGGCGGGGTGAGCCTGGAAGAGATGATTGTGCCCGTGATCAAGATGACGAGCAAATAA
- a CDS encoding MBL fold metallo-hydrolase, with translation MSYPALTITFLGTGTSGGVPMIACDCRVCTSPDKKDKRLRSSILVQSEKTTLVVDSGPDFRYQMLRAQVKKLDGIVFTHSHKDHVAGLDDVRAFNYFSQKAMHVYASEETQEVIVREFPYAFYETKYPGVPEITLHTISAQPFMVGDIPIQPILVWHLKMPVLGFRFGKFTYITDANRIDPEEKAKIAGSGVLVLNTLRKEQHISHYSLSEGVALAQELAPEQTWFTHLGHQMGRHEEVDAELPPGINIAYDGLVVKV, from the coding sequence ATGAGCTACCCGGCCTTAACGATCACATTCCTGGGAACCGGCACCAGTGGCGGGGTTCCGATGATTGCCTGTGATTGCAGGGTCTGCACCTCTCCCGATAAAAAAGACAAACGTTTACGGTCCAGTATACTGGTACAATCGGAAAAGACCACGCTGGTAGTGGATTCCGGACCTGATTTCCGTTACCAGATGCTCCGCGCCCAAGTGAAAAAACTGGATGGCATTGTATTCACCCATTCCCATAAGGACCATGTAGCGGGGCTGGATGATGTGCGGGCCTTCAACTATTTCTCGCAAAAGGCCATGCATGTATATGCCAGTGAAGAGACCCAGGAGGTTATTGTCCGGGAGTTCCCCTATGCTTTTTACGAGACCAAATACCCGGGTGTCCCCGAGATCACCCTTCATACTATCAGCGCCCAGCCCTTTATGGTTGGGGATATTCCCATTCAGCCCATCCTGGTCTGGCACCTGAAGATGCCGGTACTGGGTTTCCGCTTCGGGAAATTCACTTATATCACCGATGCCAACCGCATAGATCCGGAAGAAAAGGCTAAGATTGCCGGTTCCGGGGTGCTGGTGCTGAACACCCTGCGCAAAGAGCAGCATATCTCCCATTACAGCCTCTCTGAAGGCGTGGCGCTGGCGCAGGAGCTGGCGCCTGAACAAACCTGGTTCACTCACCTGGGCCACCAGATGGGCCGTCATGAAGAAGTGGATGCCGAACTGCCGCCTGGCATTAATATCGCTTACGATGGGCTGGTAGTGAAGGTTTGA
- a CDS encoding helix-hairpin-helix domain-containing protein, translating to MQLNNTWKDLFRFSKKERTGVLVLLVLIILASSWPVFFTPAFQAPDPATATYLQEQLDQVLAGSDSLQAQGKEKKVWEDGQQAGVNRGNQKWREGRESRPQERGSQWRAGSEKEAPEAGTASYGPGSRAPYQGSWKRTGYSSGQQTRATPAQQRTPSRIYIPRKWTNAKMPGPVEINSADTNAFISLPGIGSKLANRIVLFREKLGGFVSVQQLADVYGLPDPTYQQLRVFLSCDSTAVKKLDINRLDAATLAQHPYIRWPIAKAIVRYREQHGPYKSTDQLRLLAGLPADWYPRALPYLKAE from the coding sequence ATGCAGCTAAACAATACCTGGAAAGATCTTTTCCGGTTCAGCAAAAAAGAGCGGACTGGCGTGCTGGTTTTGCTGGTCCTGATCATACTGGCCAGCAGCTGGCCGGTATTCTTTACGCCTGCATTTCAGGCGCCGGATCCTGCTACTGCTACCTATTTGCAGGAGCAGTTGGACCAGGTGCTGGCGGGATCGGACTCGCTGCAGGCGCAGGGTAAGGAAAAAAAGGTTTGGGAAGATGGGCAACAGGCTGGAGTAAACCGGGGCAATCAAAAGTGGCGGGAAGGAAGGGAGAGCAGGCCGCAAGAAAGAGGGAGCCAATGGCGCGCAGGTTCGGAAAAAGAAGCGCCTGAGGCTGGTACTGCAAGCTATGGCCCGGGTAGCCGCGCACCTTACCAGGGTAGCTGGAAACGGACAGGGTACAGCTCAGGACAGCAAACGCGGGCTACACCTGCGCAACAGCGTACTCCTTCCCGCATCTATATTCCACGCAAATGGACAAACGCAAAAATGCCCGGCCCAGTTGAGATCAACTCGGCCGATACCAATGCGTTTATTTCGCTTCCGGGCATCGGCTCAAAGCTGGCCAACCGGATTGTGCTTTTCCGTGAAAAGCTGGGTGGATTTGTGAGTGTTCAACAACTGGCTGATGTATACGGCCTGCCGGATCCTACCTATCAACAGCTTCGTGTCTTTCTTTCCTGCGACAGTACCGCTGTAAAAAAGCTGGACATCAACCGGCTGGATGCCGCCACGCTGGCGCAGCATCCCTATATCCGCTGGCCCATAGCCAAGGCTATTGTGCGTTACCGGGAACAGCATGGGCCTTATAAAAGCACGGACCAGCTCCGGCTGCTGGCCGGCTTACCGGCCGATTGGTATCCCAGAGCCCTGCCTTACCTCAAAGCCGAATGA